A window of the Thermus thermophilus HB8 genome harbors these coding sequences:
- a CDS encoding ABC transporter substrate-binding protein translates to MRRAILWFVALAIASVLAQQSRPASDPQVVEAARKEGRLIIYSSTDQSSAQALLDDFRKLYPFIQIEYNDLGTQAIYDRFVSETAAGASSADLLWSSAMELQVKLASEGYALPYDSPEAKNWPANARLGNLAYSTTLEPAVVVYNKRFLKPEEVPTTREGLARLLQEPRMRGRVATWDPERSAVGFTILKADYDRFPAFQELARAFGKAQAALYSSTGAAFEKVISGEHYLAYGFFGSYALLRQRTVKDLGIAYLTDGTVAIQRVAFINKRAAHPNAAKLFLDYLLSLRGQNLMAYTALIFARRETVVGEATPQALYKAVGGKDKVYAIPVSTEILKNLDPAERMRFLTFWRQAVRGQ, encoded by the coding sequence ATGCGGCGAGCGATCCTGTGGTTTGTGGCTTTGGCGATAGCCTCGGTCCTGGCCCAGCAGTCCCGGCCTGCCTCGGACCCGCAGGTGGTGGAGGCGGCGCGGAAAGAAGGGCGCCTCATCATCTACTCCTCCACGGATCAATCCAGCGCCCAGGCCCTTCTGGACGATTTCCGCAAACTTTATCCCTTTATACAGATTGAATACAATGATCTGGGTACCCAAGCCATCTACGACCGCTTCGTGAGCGAGACTGCAGCCGGAGCCTCCAGCGCAGACCTTCTCTGGTCCAGCGCCATGGAGCTCCAGGTCAAGCTTGCGAGCGAGGGCTACGCCCTGCCCTACGACTCCCCCGAGGCCAAGAACTGGCCCGCCAACGCCCGCCTGGGGAACCTGGCTTACAGCACCACTCTCGAGCCCGCGGTCGTCGTTTACAACAAGCGCTTCCTCAAGCCCGAGGAGGTGCCCACCACCCGGGAAGGGCTCGCCCGGCTCCTCCAGGAGCCCCGGATGCGCGGGCGGGTGGCCACCTGGGACCCCGAGCGGAGCGCCGTGGGCTTCACCATCCTCAAGGCGGACTACGACCGCTTCCCCGCCTTCCAGGAGCTGGCCCGGGCCTTCGGCAAAGCCCAGGCCGCCCTCTACTCCTCCACCGGGGCCGCTTTTGAAAAGGTCATCTCCGGGGAGCACTACCTGGCCTACGGCTTCTTCGGCTCCTACGCCCTCCTCCGGCAGCGCACGGTGAAGGACCTCGGCATCGCCTACCTCACCGACGGCACCGTGGCCATCCAGCGGGTGGCCTTCATCAACAAGAGGGCGGCCCACCCGAACGCGGCCAAGCTCTTCCTGGACTACCTCCTCTCCTTAAGGGGCCAGAACCTCATGGCCTACACCGCCCTCATCTTCGCCCGCAGGGAAACGGTGGTGGGGGAGGCCACGCCCCAGGCCCTCTACAAAGCGGTGGGGGGAAAGGACAAGGTCTACGCCATCCCGGTGTCCACGGAAATCCTCAAGAACCTGGACCCCGCCGAGAGGATGCGCTTCCTCACCTTCTGGCGGCAGGCCGTCCGGGGCCAGTAA
- a CDS encoding 3'-5' exonuclease yields MAFGVSHPVALDLEATSTDPSEAEVLEVAAVDGEGRVFHRYLATQRPLPPDHEVFQLTGIPYEEYEAKKVAPKEALEELLAFLGGRPLLGHNLLRYDLPLLQRHLEEAGLPRWQGEALDTLRLAHLLFPTPPGGLEGYRLGDLYAFLLGRPLEGAHRALNDAQATLAVFHRLLDRGRRALAQHPGLVRAWRELGLPEGHLFPEDEGLIKDLLAREADVEAFFVEKEGRPFPAPTDLGPDLLPKPRPAQRIKEFVQVAHGVAGQGLVGRERPLHEVLERGLRLAVGEAEEGAVEKEG; encoded by the coding sequence GTGGCCTTTGGCGTATCGCACCCCGTCGCTTTGGACCTCGAGGCCACCTCCACGGATCCGAGCGAGGCGGAGGTCCTGGAGGTGGCGGCGGTGGACGGCGAGGGGCGGGTCTTTCACCGCTACCTGGCCACGCAAAGGCCCCTTCCCCCCGACCACGAGGTCTTCCAGCTCACGGGCATCCCTTACGAGGAATACGAGGCGAAAAAGGTGGCCCCGAAGGAGGCCTTGGAGGAGCTCTTGGCCTTCTTGGGAGGCAGGCCCCTCCTCGGCCACAACCTCCTCCGCTACGACCTCCCCCTGCTCCAGCGGCACCTGGAGGAGGCGGGCCTTCCTCGCTGGCAGGGCGAGGCCCTGGACACCCTGAGGCTCGCCCACCTCCTCTTCCCCACCCCGCCGGGGGGCCTCGAGGGGTACCGCCTCGGGGACCTCTACGCCTTCCTCCTCGGGCGCCCCCTGGAGGGGGCCCACCGGGCGTTGAACGACGCCCAAGCCACCCTCGCGGTCTTCCACCGGCTCCTGGACCGGGGCAGGCGCGCCCTCGCCCAGCACCCGGGCCTGGTGCGGGCCTGGAGGGAACTCGGCCTCCCCGAGGGCCACCTCTTCCCCGAGGACGAGGGCCTAATCAAGGACCTCCTCGCCCGGGAGGCCGACGTGGAGGCCTTCTTCGTGGAAAAGGAGGGCAGGCCTTTCCCCGCGCCCACCGACCTCGGCCCCGACCTCCTCCCCAAGCCCCGCCCCGCCCAGAGAATCAAGGAGTTTGTCCAGGTGGCGCACGGCGTAGCGGGCCAGGGACTGGTGGGAAGGGAAAGGCCCCTCCATGAGGTCTTGGAGAGAGGCCTCCGTCTTGCGGTAGGTGAGGCGGAAGAAGGCGCGGTAGAGAAGGAGGGCTAG
- a CDS encoding DUF11 domain-containing protein, whose protein sequence is MKRVGFISLLLALVLGLAYAMTPAGTAIQNQASASYIDSANQPRTATSNLVTTIVQQVYAFSITPNGTEPSPGQTKNALPGGQVVFSYVVTNNGNGTDTINLATAQGTADNFDLLSPTIYRDANCNGTLDAGETAPITGVTLGMGQSACVLVVATVPSSATGGQYGNLNLEGTSAGDATVTDTDNWARAAATTAAALTASKAASPAGSVSPGDTITYTISGQNVGGSPAYGISVTVDSTSKTGILIADTIPTGLTVSATPTGYAGAGTVTYVYDDGTGWKTLTSSDLPLTGNGTVKIGMLIEGTGDFFPVGAQYTFSFAATVPSAASAGTSYTNSATVQFDANGDGDAADSGETVTTNTTTNTVGASYNVAVGPYGYPEAGASGSYTAGGYAVARSGDTQTIASAYSGTTVVFRHTLKNTGNTADSFTLSFSGAPSGWACQLVADDLTTPISGPVGPIAAGGTYDFALKCAIPANYTTSSAVSLTVTATSVNDTAKSDTTTDTVNEVLLGYAVDLARKDHAGDGDPTNDNPPAQSANPGQTVYFPVEVYNAGNNPDSYTLSASVPTGWSVVFYPDTNCDGTPDGAPVTNTGIVNPGNKACFVAAVSVPAGTAPGANPVSFTATSTTVGTVSDTISTAVNVNLLAQVRLDPDRSGTVTSPGTITYTHTLLNNSNAPAYCDISGDGGSHGWTYQYSTDGTSWYGALADVYAAPNGGTQAIYVRVLVPAGEPVGRVDVNTVTARCDVTTGSPDNTYEATDTATETTTIVGGELRLQKSVDKATAYPGETLTYTIVAENIGTGDLKKVIVADPVPSYTTFVSVSATATGFSGTYTVLYSTDGTTWSTTAPTSVPTGGTVYVGVDTNGDNAITDADLMPPAARITITLQVQVQ, encoded by the coding sequence ATGAAAAGAGTAGGTTTTATCAGTCTTCTGTTAGCCCTGGTTCTGGGGCTGGCCTACGCCATGACCCCGGCGGGCACGGCCATCCAGAACCAGGCCTCGGCGAGCTACATTGACTCGGCGAACCAGCCCCGCACCGCCACGTCCAACCTGGTGACCACCATCGTCCAGCAGGTCTACGCCTTCAGCATCACGCCAAACGGCACCGAGCCTTCCCCGGGCCAGACCAAGAACGCCCTTCCCGGGGGGCAGGTGGTCTTCAGCTACGTGGTGACCAACAACGGAAACGGCACCGACACCATCAACCTCGCCACCGCCCAGGGCACCGCGGACAACTTTGATCTCTTAAGCCCCACCATTTACCGGGATGCCAACTGCAACGGCACCCTGGACGCCGGGGAGACCGCGCCCATCACGGGCGTCACCCTGGGCATGGGCCAAAGCGCCTGCGTCCTGGTCGTGGCCACGGTGCCCTCCTCGGCGACGGGCGGCCAGTACGGGAACCTGAACCTCGAGGGCACGTCCGCCGGGGACGCCACCGTCACCGACACCGACAACTGGGCCCGGGCCGCGGCCACCACCGCCGCTGCCCTCACCGCCAGCAAGGCGGCAAGCCCCGCGGGTAGCGTGAGCCCGGGCGACACGATCACCTACACGATCAGCGGCCAGAACGTGGGCGGGAGCCCGGCCTACGGGATCTCTGTGACCGTGGACAGCACTTCCAAGACGGGCATCCTCATCGCCGACACCATCCCCACGGGCCTCACCGTGAGCGCCACGCCCACGGGCTACGCCGGGGCGGGCACGGTGACCTACGTCTACGACGACGGCACCGGCTGGAAGACGCTCACTTCCTCCGACCTGCCCCTCACCGGAAACGGCACGGTGAAGATCGGCATGCTCATCGAGGGCACGGGCGACTTCTTCCCCGTGGGGGCCCAGTACACCTTCAGCTTCGCCGCCACGGTGCCCTCCGCGGCCAGCGCCGGGACGAGCTACACGAACTCCGCCACCGTCCAGTTTGACGCCAACGGCGACGGGGACGCCGCCGATTCCGGCGAGACCGTCACCACCAACACCACCACCAACACCGTGGGGGCGAGCTACAACGTGGCCGTGGGGCCCTACGGGTACCCCGAGGCGGGGGCTTCCGGCAGCTACACGGCGGGCGGCTACGCCGTGGCCCGTAGCGGCGACACCCAGACCATCGCCAGCGCCTACTCCGGCACCACGGTGGTCTTCCGCCACACCCTGAAGAACACGGGGAACACCGCGGATAGCTTCACCTTGAGCTTCTCCGGGGCGCCTTCCGGCTGGGCCTGCCAGCTCGTGGCGGACGACCTCACCACCCCCATCTCCGGCCCCGTGGGCCCCATTGCTGCGGGCGGCACCTACGACTTCGCCCTGAAGTGCGCCATCCCGGCGAACTACACCACCTCTTCGGCCGTGAGCCTCACCGTCACCGCCACCAGCGTGAACGACACGGCCAAGTCCGACACCACCACGGACACGGTGAACGAGGTGCTCTTGGGGTACGCGGTGGACCTCGCGCGAAAGGACCACGCTGGGGATGGTGACCCCACCAACGACAACCCGCCCGCCCAGAGCGCGAACCCCGGCCAGACGGTCTACTTCCCCGTTGAGGTCTACAACGCCGGGAACAACCCCGACAGCTACACCCTTTCCGCCAGCGTGCCCACGGGCTGGAGCGTGGTCTTCTACCCGGACACGAACTGCGACGGCACGCCCGACGGGGCTCCCGTGACCAACACGGGCATCGTCAACCCCGGGAATAAGGCCTGCTTCGTGGCGGCGGTGAGCGTGCCCGCCGGGACGGCTCCTGGGGCCAACCCCGTGTCCTTCACCGCCACCAGCACCACGGTGGGCACGGTCTCGGACACGATCAGCACGGCGGTCAACGTGAACCTCCTGGCCCAGGTCCGGCTGGACCCCGACCGCTCCGGCACCGTGACGAGCCCGGGCACCATCACCTACACCCACACCCTCCTGAACAACTCCAACGCCCCGGCCTACTGCGACATCTCCGGGGACGGCGGGAGCCACGGCTGGACCTACCAGTACTCCACGGACGGCACGAGCTGGTACGGCGCCCTGGCCGACGTCTACGCGGCCCCGAACGGCGGCACCCAGGCGATCTACGTCCGCGTCCTGGTGCCCGCCGGGGAGCCCGTGGGCCGGGTGGACGTGAACACGGTGACCGCCCGGTGCGACGTGACCACGGGGAGCCCCGACAACACCTACGAGGCCACGGACACGGCCACGGAGACCACCACCATCGTGGGCGGGGAGCTCAGGCTCCAGAAGTCCGTGGACAAGGCCACGGCCTACCCCGGGGAGACCCTCACCTACACCATCGTTGCCGAGAACATCGGCACCGGGGACCTCAAGAAGGTGATCGTCGCCGACCCCGTCCCGTCCTACACCACCTTCGTGAGCGTCTCCGCCACGGCCACGGGCTTTAGCGGCACCTACACCGTCCTCTACTCCACGGACGGCACCACCTGGAGCACGACCGCCCCCACCTCCGTGCCCACGGGCGGCACGGTCTACGTGGGCGTGGACACGAACGGGGACAACGCCATCACCGACGCCGACCTCATGCCCCCGGCCGCCAGGATCACCATCACCCTGCAGGTGCAGGTGCAGTAG